The Fortiea contorta PCC 7126 genome has a segment encoding these proteins:
- a CDS encoding O-antigen ligase family protein, translated as MNHLYTILFSLSIILINPIGSMRGEIWTQPKVFAISLICILNFLNLWEERENLKLPENWKITRLLWEIFLGIGLIATLVSPFPWHSLFGQEQMGDGWLYWLLIAIFTLSNNLLLKLYPELARSQLVGLVIGGVILALSVFPQVINWRIDYTGTSGQLIQSHILASTIFQNQQPIGLYSHRGHASFVLAAVAVMTLVGWQWQWINTRLAVVAGILIMPALLFTQTRAGLLALLVATIYLLGRKHYQLLVTAALVCLLIIGIATSTRQIHNSTEIKQFTSDRVYLWQIASYRISLRPLLGWGMNGFGTAYSSVRPGRKITKVIHLGDFSFDYQDENGLIKTAQLPSAKAHNLILDTVISVGFLGLASYLTLLAWCLWQIIQSPYRGIEAVFIAYLVFTFTWFECAQFTHLAWWSLSIFGAISPVSKIIS; from the coding sequence GTGAATCACCTCTACACCATTTTATTTTCCCTCAGCATCATTCTCATCAACCCCATCGGGTCAATGCGCGGGGAAATTTGGACTCAACCAAAAGTATTTGCCATTAGCCTCATCTGCATACTCAACTTTTTAAACCTCTGGGAAGAAAGAGAAAACCTCAAGCTACCCGAAAATTGGAAAATTACCAGACTGCTATGGGAAATATTTTTAGGAATCGGGTTAATTGCAACTCTTGTTAGTCCTTTCCCTTGGCATTCACTATTCGGTCAAGAACAAATGGGTGATGGCTGGCTTTACTGGCTGCTCATCGCTATCTTTACCCTCAGTAATAACCTACTACTAAAACTGTACCCAGAACTAGCACGTTCTCAACTCGTTGGTTTAGTAATTGGCGGCGTTATCCTGGCCCTGAGCGTTTTTCCTCAAGTCATTAACTGGCGCATTGACTATACTGGCACAAGCGGTCAATTGATACAGAGTCACATTCTAGCCAGTACCATCTTCCAAAATCAGCAGCCAATCGGTTTGTATTCCCATCGCGGTCATGCGTCATTTGTCCTCGCAGCAGTAGCAGTGATGACACTTGTTGGTTGGCAATGGCAATGGATAAATACACGTCTAGCTGTAGTCGCTGGCATCTTAATTATGCCAGCGTTACTGTTCACTCAGACCAGGGCGGGATTATTAGCCTTACTGGTAGCGACTATTTACCTATTAGGACGCAAGCATTATCAGCTTTTAGTAACAGCAGCACTGGTATGTCTGCTCATAATTGGTATCGCTACCAGTACTAGGCAGATTCATAATTCAACTGAGATTAAACAATTCACATCTGACCGAGTTTATCTGTGGCAAATAGCTAGCTATAGAATTAGTCTGCGTCCCTTACTTGGATGGGGAATGAATGGTTTCGGCACTGCTTATTCCTCTGTGCGACCCGGCAGAAAAATAACTAAAGTAATTCACTTGGGTGATTTTAGTTTCGACTACCAAGACGAAAATGGCCTGATTAAAACCGCACAACTACCCTCAGCTAAAGCGCACAATCTAATTTTAGATACAGTTATCTCCGTAGGCTTTCTGGGGCTGGCATCCTACCTTACCTTGTTAGCATGGTGTCTGTGGCAGATAATCCAATCCCCTTACCGTGGGATTGAAGCAGTCTTCATTGCCTATCTTGTCTTTACTTTCACTTGGTTTGAGTGCGCCCAATTTACGCATCTAGCTTGGTGGTCGCTCAGTATATTTGGTGCAATATCTCCTGTCTCGAAAATCATATCTTAA